From Paraburkholderia sprentiae WSM5005:
CGTCGTGTCGTTCCCGCCGAAAGTACTCCACTCGAAATTGCTCAGGCCGTGGTCTCTCATGTACCGGGCCGGCGCTTCTGTCAGCAAGCTGATTGAGCGCGCTATCTGACGTTCAATGGCGCGCCGCGATCGCGTCGCAGTAGTCCAACGCGTCCTCCAGCCTGTCATTACCCCAGAACATCTCATCGCCGACAAAAAACGTCGGCGCGCCGAAGATCCCCTTATTGATGGCTAGTTCGGTCTGCTCCCGCAGACGGAGCTTATTCGAGTCGCTTTGCGCGGCGTCGATCACACTGTGCACGGGTAAGCCGACAGAGTCGAGCGCGTCGCTGACGACATCCATCGAACCGATGTCGCGATCGTCGACGAAATTCAACTGCATGATCCGGCGACACCAGGCGCCGATCCACGGTTCGTTCGCACCCAGCAGCGCGATGCGCATCGCCAGAAGCGCCGCGCGCGGAAACGTGCTGGGACGCGTGAGTGCAATGCCGTATTTGCGGCATTGACGCTCCATGTCTTTCCACACATACGCGCCTTTTTCTTTCTGCAATACAAAGGGCGAATTCTCGAATCCGAGCTGGCGAAATACCGGGCCCAGCAGAAACGGCCGCCAGACGATCGTCACGTTGCGTGCCGCCGCCAACGCTTCGATACGCATCATGCTCAGATAGCTGTAGTTGCTGCCGAAGTCGAACCAGAACTCGACTGCGCGCGCCGTCGAAGCCGCATCGTCATTCATCGCCGCCTCCCGGCACTCAGCGGGTCTGCACCGCGACGCGCAGGCCGAGTGAGATGAACATCACGCCGATGATCTTGTTCTGCCAGCGCGTCAACCACGTCAACCGCTTCACGAGTTTGCCCAACGGCCGCATCGTCAGGACGATCAGCGTCGTATAAAGCGCGCTCATGGCAACGAAAATCAGCCCGAGCGTCGCGAACTGCACAAACGTCGAGCCATGTTCGGGACGCACGAATTGCGGCAGAAATGCGAGGAAAAACAGCGCGGTCTTGGGGTTCAGCACCTCGGCGGGAATCGCCTGCAAGAACGCCTTCGATCCCGACACCGGCGCGACGACCGGCAGATGCGCACTGGCCTGCTTTTCGCGCAATGCGCGAATGCCCAGATAGACGAGATACGCGGCACCGACCAATTTCACCGCATTGAAGGCCAACGCGGACGTCATCAGCAGCGCGGAGAGGCCGATTGCGGCGCCCAGCGTATGCACGAAATCGCCGGCTGCGATACCGAGGCCGGTCAGAATGCCGGCTTTGCGGCCGCCATGCATGGTGCGCGTCAACACCAGCAGCACGGCGGGACCGGGAATCAGAAAGAGCCCGAGCACGACGGCAACGAAAGTCCCCAGCGTGGATAAGTCAAGCATGTCGTCTCCTTGCGCCGCGCGGCATCGAAATGGTGGACGCGCACTTAGCGGACCATTGTAGACGAACCCGCGCACGTTCCGTGCGCGCCTCGCTGGCACGGACGATCCGTTACCATGACGGAGATCGCGCCGCGTACCGCGTGCTTCTTTTCAATCACCGACGTTTCCGCCTTGCCCACCTATACCCTGCCCGCGCCGCTGAGCGCGGAACTCGAGATTCGCAAGAGCCGCTTCATCGCGTATGCGATACCGGTCGCCGATCGCGATGCCGCGATGGCCGAACTGCAGCGTCTGCGCGACGAGCATCGCGCCGCGACGCATGTGTGCTGGGCACTGCTTGCGGGCGGCCAAGCGGGCATGTCCGATGACGGCGAGCCCTCCGGCACCGCGGGCCGGCCGATTCTCGAAGTGCTGCGGCATCACGATCTCGACGGCGTGCTCGCGGCCGTCGTGCGCTATTACGGCGGTGTCAAGCTCGGTGCGGGCGGTCTGGTGCGCGCGTACACCGATGCGATCGCATCGGCGCTGCTCGACGCGCCGCGCGTCGAGAGGATTGCTCAGGTTTCGCTGGGCGTCGAAGTGAGTTATGCCGACGAAGCCAAAGTACGCCGATGGATGGACGCCGAAGGCTATGCGCTCGCGGACAGCGCCTACGGCATGCTGGTGAAGATGACGATGCGCGTGCCCGCCAATGCTCTCGACGATGCACGCCGAATGCTGATCGATATCACGCAGGGAAAGGCGGGCTTCTTCTGAGCGGCTCGGTGCGCCTTGGGCGCAGCCGCGATGTCCACCGCCACCGCGGCCCGGTATGATGGCGGGCTCGCCGGCCCCGATGCGTGGCTCGCTGCCCGGATCGGCAAGCTATGCCGCGGGGCGCGTCCGAAGCTCGACGCTCCGGTTCACTGCTACCATGCTGTTCTCCACCGGGATGACTCCACTTAAAAGGGCACCTCCTCTGACTTCGACCGCCGCTTTCTCACGCATGGCCACTGCGGGTTCGCCGTTGAGATCCGCCGTGCTCAAAGGCTGCGGCGCCGTACTGCTGCCCACACTGCTGTCAGCGTGCTCGTGGTCATGGTTCGGCCTGAACAGCAGCGCCGGCGCGATGCATGCAAAGTCCCACGGCACCGGATCGCTCAGCGTCGCCGCCGCGCGCGAGTTCGCGTATCTGCCCGCGCGCGACGGTCGTATCTCGCCGAACCGCATCGAAAATACCGCGGTGAGCGGGCTCGTGCTGAAGGACGACATCAGCCTTGTCGTGCGCAATGGCGTCGCGAATAGCCTGCGTGTGGCCGGTTTTCGTATCGACGACAACAAACGTGTGCTCAGCGGCAGCATCGAAGCCTTCACGGCGGACGACACGCGCTCACCGGCGCTGTGGACGCTGCGGATGCGCTATGTGGTCATCGATGCGGCGACCCGGAAAGTCATGTACACGGCCACGCGCACCGTAAAGCAGAAATCACCGAAATTCACCAGCAACACGATCGCGATCGAAGACACGGTGAAGCTCAGCGTCGCTACATTGATCGGCGATCCCGGCTTTATCAAGGCGGTGAACTGAACGCGCGGTGCGGATTCGCTACAATCCGGGTAACGCATCGCGAGCGATTCATCGTGATCTCCCGTTCGGAATCCAAGCCGTCATGTCCCTTACCGCCTGGCTATTCTTTTTGCCCGCCTGCTTCGCCATCAATATCGCACCCGGGCCCAACAACCTGCTTTCGATCAACGTGGCAGCGCGTCATGGCTTCACCAAGGCATTCGTCGGCGGTACCGGCCGGCTGCTCGCCTTCGCGGTGATGCTCGCGCTCGCCGCGGCCGGTCTCGCGGTCGTGCTGCACGCGTCCGAGTGGATCTTCCTCGCGATCAAAGTCGCGGGTGCCGCCTATCTGATCTGGCTCGCGATCCAGTTGTGGCGCAGCGACGCCCCCGCAATCGATACGTCGCAACCCCAGGACGCCGCGCTCACGCGAATTGCGCGGCACGAGTTCTTCGTGGCAGCGGGCAATCCGAAGGCGATCCTGGTCTTTACGGCGTTCCTGCCGCAATTCGTCGACGTCGCGCAGCCGATACTGCCGCAATTCGCCGTGCTCGGCGCGAGCTTTCTGGTACTCGAATGGGTCGCGATTGCCTTGTATTCGTGGGCCGGCATGTATCTTGGCAAATGGCTCATGCGCGCGAAGATCCGCCGCTGGTTCAATCGCTGCTGCGGCGGCTTTCTCGCGGCGATCGGCATGAGCTTTCTGCTGGTTCGGCGCGGCTAGGGTATCGAGGCTCTCCGGGAGTCGAAGCAGCATTCGTCTCGCGGCCTT
This genomic window contains:
- a CDS encoding 2-hydroxychromene-2-carboxylate isomerase translates to MNDDAASTARAVEFWFDFGSNYSYLSMMRIEALAAARNVTIVWRPFLLGPVFRQLGFENSPFVLQKEKGAYVWKDMERQCRKYGIALTRPSTFPRAALLAMRIALLGANEPWIGAWCRRIMQLNFVDDRDIGSMDVVSDALDSVGLPVHSVIDAAQSDSNKLRLREQTELAINKGIFGAPTFFVGDEMFWGNDRLEDALDYCDAIAARH
- a CDS encoding LysE family translocator, coding for MLDLSTLGTFVAVVLGLFLIPGPAVLLVLTRTMHGGRKAGILTGLGIAAGDFVHTLGAAIGLSALLMTSALAFNAVKLVGAAYLVYLGIRALREKQASAHLPVVAPVSGSKAFLQAIPAEVLNPKTALFFLAFLPQFVRPEHGSTFVQFATLGLIFVAMSALYTTLIVLTMRPLGKLVKRLTWLTRWQNKIIGVMFISLGLRVAVQTR
- a CDS encoding IMPACT family protein, whose product is MTEIAPRTACFFSITDVSALPTYTLPAPLSAELEIRKSRFIAYAIPVADRDAAMAELQRLRDEHRAATHVCWALLAGGQAGMSDDGEPSGTAGRPILEVLRHHDLDGVLAAVVRYYGGVKLGAGGLVRAYTDAIASALLDAPRVERIAQVSLGVEVSYADEAKVRRWMDAEGYALADSAYGMLVKMTMRVPANALDDARRMLIDITQGKAGFF
- a CDS encoding LysE family translocator — translated: MSLTAWLFFLPACFAINIAPGPNNLLSINVAARHGFTKAFVGGTGRLLAFAVMLALAAAGLAVVLHASEWIFLAIKVAGAAYLIWLAIQLWRSDAPAIDTSQPQDAALTRIARHEFFVAAGNPKAILVFTAFLPQFVDVAQPILPQFAVLGASFLVLEWVAIALYSWAGMYLGKWLMRAKIRRWFNRCCGGFLAAIGMSFLLVRRG